Genomic DNA from Larus michahellis chromosome 3, bLarMic1.1, whole genome shotgun sequence:
TGAAGCCTCGGAAAGCGAAAGTGCTTCCAAGCAAACAGCGTTCAGCCTGTCCAGCAACGTGTCTGGTTTGCACGTCAACCATGGAAATGCTAAAATGCCGCCCAACAAACCAAGTGACGGTAACGATGAGATGATTTCCAGCGCCATATCCAAACTCAGTTTCTGCGATACtataaatgaagataaaaaaatgAGCCGCGGGGATTCAGCATTAGGTTTATCGAATAATTCCGTGTTCTCAGTAGACAAATCCCCGCCGTCCCAAAACCCTCAAAACGCTTTTCAGACGCTTTCCCAAAGCTACATAACTAGCTCAAAGGAATGTTCTGTTCAGTCCTGCCTTTACCAGTTCACCTCTGTAGAGCTCCTAATGGGGAACAACAAGCTTTTATGTGAGAGCTGCACGGAAAGGAAACAGAAgtatcagaagaaaacaaactccaCAGGTAAAGTGCTTGTATCTGTCTGGACACTACAAAATTGCCTCTCAAAACCTGCTGTTTCATTGCTCCAGCACGGGCCTCCCCCTTGTGGATAAAGAGAAAATGTCTCCCCAGGTAGAACTTGCTCGTAACAACTTTAAAGTTCATCCTGCGAAGGCAACAAGACTAAATCTTATATTAGAACGTAAGCATAGATGCAACTTagaatttattttgcatctttattTTATCCAAGATAAGTAATTTAATGACGACCACAAACTGAATAGGCTCATCGTTACTaatctttgctgctgtttctgttctTTGCAATCCTAGAACCTTTGaaataaatgctgtatttttcagctcTAGCAACTTACATAATTGGGGAAGTCATGTAATTAAGTAAGAGGGGCAAAAAATGACACTTGtaatgaagaggaaagaaaaacttacaaatatttgtaaaaatggAGATGAGGGAGAACTACCTTCTTGTGATGACGTTTTCCTCAATGTTTGTATAGCCCAAGCAGACCATTAGGGTTCACTgagtaagaaaaacaatttaaatataacgaaaaataaacttttaaaaaggactggaggattttttttttaatgtgtagtaattcagaaagattaaaaaaaaattaagctctCCTGATTATTTATAAATAGAATACAAAGGGAAGTCTTACAGTAACAAAAAATTGCCTCTTTGCTGTGCGTTTATAGATATCTGGAGAGATACAGGTTAAGCATGGGtaaattcagaaaaattaatctaaaaaaccTATTTTATAATCATTCATTCATCATTATTGGTCTGCGAGTAAGTGCTATATAAGTCATATTTTGGTTCCATGGGCACAGTGAAAAATGGAAAATCAGttcataattaataattaatttttgccTTCTAAAACAAAAGATTTAAGAAGTCACCTACTTGAAACGCTCCATTCtacctgaaatgaaatatttacccTTGGACATGCGTAAAACCAGTACATTAATTAATTATTCAGGGAAGGAAATGCTTTTACTGTAGAGCTAGCCACTGAGCTATTTTTGGTAGGAGCCCCGGATTCAGTTCCCTCTGCAGCACGGGGGGATCGGAGCCCACGTTCCCCAGTCCTGCGTGCTGAAGCCAGCAGATTGAGGCATCCTGAAGTAGACACCCCCCCTCAGGCCCTTCTCTTAAATAAGCATAAAGCATCTAGTCATTCAGAAAGAACTGAAGAATGTAAAATTAATCTCTATCTTAGCCGTTAGGACATTAGCATAGATGAAGAGACCTGCGCCTTCCCTTTCTTGTTCCAGTGATCATCCATTTATTTTGGGTGAGGTGGTTTTAACAGGAAAGTTGGGTGCTATAGTAACAGGCAATGTAGGTATCTCAGCGTGCAAGCTGACCTAGATAGCGTACATGCTTCCAACTTTTGATCTGATTTGCGCAGGACAGGTTAAAATAATGCTCAGATTTGGCAGGTGAtgtttattaaaaacaagaaaaatgagaacaaaaaattTCTGTTGCTACACAAAATTTCCCTTGGATTTTATACAACATGTACAAATTAATTGCAACGTAGATCTGTTCTagcagatgtttaaaaaatacttaaattctGTGTGACTGCCCCactttacaaattattttggtattcataaatacagaaaagaaaatggacgGTGTCTACACAAATGCCCGGAAACAGCTGCTGATTTCTTCAGTTCCTGCTATTCTTATTCTCCATCTGAAAAGATTCCACCAGGTAAAAGGCCAAAACCCTCTTGTCTATTCCTCTGCCTCACCGGTGGACGAGCAGTTCTTTTTAAGTGTCATTGTGCGTACCGATATTTGCTATTTACATGGAGAACTGGTAGAACCACTATTTGAAAcatgcttgtgggtttttttttgactgcCTGTTACCTTCAAGAGCGCATTTAGGCAGTATCCAGGGAAACCTCTTACGTGTCCATCATGCTTATGTGTAGCAGGCGCTGTATTGAAAACATAACAAAGAATGTTTAAATGTTACAATCTTATTCttgcttttggtttcttttaatggTATAGCAACGCACCTTAGCTTTAAAAATCTTCctactaaaaataattatttgacagtctgtttttttttcttcttttcttttgaaggctGGTTTGAGTCTACGGAAAGTAAATAGGCATGTGGATTTCCCCCTGATTTTAGACTTGGCACCATTTTGTTCCGCATCTTGTAAGGTACCCCtttcaaatctttatttttattgtacttcAACGGGTTGTTGTCCTGAGCACACGTTAAACTGGACTGATGATGATGAAGGTGATGAGGATtactatttcttcctttcctagaGAAATTAGAGTGAATGTTTTCAAATAGTATCCCGAGATTGGAACTGTAACTAATTGAAGTTCCATTCATATCAAGAATACCACAGATGTTAACTAGTACTAGTTAAGCTATGCTGCCCTGATGGTGTTAGTGTATCTAACAGCATTAAGGACAAGTATTGGTGCTTCCATGGTAACTAATTTAATTAATAGCCTCTCGAGTATTTTGAATAGATTTATTTCACCACTGGAAATGCTGTAGATgtctgtttgcttcttttaaattaatactGTTGAAAGCTAGTTAAGATATCCGTAAAATTCAttgtgaaataatttctctttgttttctgtgtatctGGGAATGCAGAACGTTATGGATGGTTCAAGAGTGCTGTACAGCCTTTACGGAATAGTGGAGCACAGTGGGTCCATGAGAGGTGGTCATTATGCGGCGTATGTGAAAGTCAGGACACCCTCCAAGAAATTACTGGAGCATATTTCTACCACTAAAAGTGTTCTGGGTATGTACAAACAGAGCCTCCTTTCTCTGTGAGTAAAACCAAAAGCAACCACGGGGTACAGCTCCTTATCCTTAAGGGGATTTATAGCAAATAACTGTTTTAGCTCAGaatattctgttatttttagGGCTGCATaaatcaattcttttttttcctcagttacaCCCAGTACGTGACCTGCTTCTGTATTAACCCCACGTAGAGCTCAGTGGATAATGGAATTTTGGTTCAGTTATTAAACAGAATTGATGTAAAACTCTTCTCTCATTCCTAGTCAAAATAATATGTCCAGATGAATAGTTGTGCCTGGTAAAATGTAATTCCTTGGCATATTTGGTATTTGCAGTTCTAGTACAAGAGACAAATCCATGACAATTTAAACTAAATTTTCCATATATTTGAGCATTTTACCTATTTTAGgattacaaatttttaaaaaatctggaaAACTCTGGTTTAATGTGAACAGCAAGAAACTTTTTCATGGAGGATGCGAAGTTTGCTGTAGGGTTTCTGTTGGTATTTTAAGAACAGCACACTAGTTCTTATTAATATGTTTTGGATATGCAGAATGAAATAAGATTCTAGGATAGAATCTGTTAGTGAATGATTTGTGGAAGCAAGAATGTTGAGCTGTCAGAGTAAGATAAATATATTTACCGTTTCCCTTCACGGGAGGAGTGAGAACCAAGCACTATCCAGTCTATGCTGTGTAGTATCCCTTTGCATTTGAAGCGCGTTTCCCAGAAAGGTCtattttttgtattatttctgaaatggaagTCTTCCTTACTCTTACGCTTCCCTTGCAGTGATTGTTAGAACAGATGAGATCTTATTGTGTTCTTCATTTCATGCTGATCAGCTTTGGAAATATGGGGGTTTTTCTATGTCAGAACTGGTTGTGTGCTAGTATAACTTTCTGTTAGAAATCAGTAAGCTGTACTTGAAATGTCTtaggctttttgaaaaaaatatgaaaaaagcacTGGCAGTGTACACTTGTAAGCATTGTCTTCCACCAGCTTCTCTTACAGTTCTCTTTAACGTGTAAATTTCAAACTACAAATACGGGACTGCATCTAAGTCATGAGTTATTCTTGTGGGTTAGAAGCTTCTCTTGCTTTTTGAAATATCCACTGTATTTGTTTGATGATGACGTGGAAGACAAAAAAcaacttcttttgcttttcatttcaggttTAAAAGAAGCCATGGGCGCATCAGGAGGACAGTGGGTGTATGTTAGTGATGCTCACGTTCAGATGGTTCCAGAGTCAAGAGTACTAAATGCACAAGCATATCTACTTTTTTATGAAAGACTATTACTATAATTCACaacagtttaatttaaaagatgGTCGTGGTTATTTAGTTTATCTTATTTAAAGCTGCAGTGGTAAGAGTACCTGTAAATATTGTGCCTTTATCTTGTAGAGAATTTATCATATGTTGACTCTGAAGTTCAGTCACGCTATTATAAATATCTGGATGGTTCTCTTAAAGTATGCACTTTGCCAAACATTTAAAATTCCTGGatacattaaaatacagtacCGTTAGAATGTAAAATGATGTCCTATCCTCTTGAGGTCTATGGAaagtttgttctttattttaataaactttcaCCCGTAGTTCTAAAACAGTTGAGAATAAAAATACTGATAGCGTTAAGTGCCTGGATTTGCTGGTGTACGgtaagaatataaaatatttcaactttttgtGATCTAGTCCAGATCCTTCCCGTCACTGGGTTGGATGTCAGCTGTTAAGACTTCTGCAGACAAGAACCTGTCTAATCGTGTCACTTCCGTGTAGTAATGGGAAAGCACAGTGCTTCCAGGATGGAGTAACAGCAGCTGGCTCTGGGTGATGCTGCACCCGGGGAATAGATTGGGGAGAACGTGGCTTCCACAAAGTGACAGTGAATCCTCGGATACCCAGTACCCTGTTGGCTGTCTCCAACTGGCACCGGTATAGCAATGTACTCCtgttttcatataaatatatattggtGTGCATATGTATATCCTCTGAGATAcatacgcgcacacacacacacgtgtgtgcgcgtgtgtatatatatatgcacaccgTAAATCTATCAATATATATTGTCATTTTACCTACTAGGAAAGAGAATTGCAAATACTTCTGTATTTAGTAAATTTTCGACTTCATAATTATGACAATGTACAGTATATAAGCTTGTGTATGAGTATGTGTGGGGTTTAAGTGTAATTGGGTAATTCTGTTACTTTTGGTTCTAAACATGAATTTGTTTATCTGTTCCTGAATACTTTTCTCACAGGAGTAATaaactataaattatttttgcactgTGTGTGTGAGTTGGACAGTAAATGATGACTTTTGCCCTGTCACACGTGTCTGGACTTCCCTGTGTCATACGTAGAGGATACCACCTGTCCCAGTGGCAGAACTTGTTTCTGTATCCAGTTTGCAGAGTTTTGAGTTACTTCTGGTAATTTCTTATTTCCAACCCGGAGAGTAATAGATACATTTTAAGGTCAAAATCTGATGTCTGCTTTGAAGCTATGcggtatttcatttatttaataagCAGTTGCTTAAATACAAATTACTTCCGTAACAGTTCCATCCTGTCCAACTTGCTCTTTGGTAGAGAAAAGACTTACGTTTATTTCTGCTTACTCTTTTCAtttatggaaatgtttttttGGTGAAAAGACATGCTGTCCCGACCACTATCTCTACCACATGCTGTCATTCCTACTTGCTCGACTT
This window encodes:
- the USP45 gene encoding ubiquitin carboxyl-terminal hydrolase 45 isoform X2, whose product is MKKLEEKSKISTVKEPFIDLSLPIIEERVAKPVPLGRTGKGKSVQEADLGQYNCSSITALNNQPKIVKKHTLTKDKNQLNQERRLARKASSNEEERSPIIMQEKTKQLELEGSSGVLYSKDATADSAVNGSQTEGSEKEASRSESSFDADSEASESESASKQTAFSLSSNVSGLHVNHGNAKMPPNKPSDGNDEMISSAISKLSFCDTINEDKKMSRGDSALGLSNNSVFSVDKSPPSQNPQNAFQTLSQSYITSSKECSVQSCLYQFTSVELLMGNNKLLCESCTERKQKYQKKTNSTEKKMDGVYTNARKQLLISSVPAILILHLKRFHQAGLSLRKVNRHVDFPLILDLAPFCSASCKNVMDGSRVLYSLYGIVEHSGSMRGGHYAAYVKVRTPSKKLLEHISTTKSVLGLKEAMGASGGQWVYVSDAHVQMVPESRVLNAQAYLLFYERLLL